The following proteins are encoded in a genomic region of Tenacibaculum sp. 190524A05c:
- a CDS encoding ComC/BlpC family leader-containing pheromone/bacteriocin, with amino-acid sequence MKKNISNINNVKTLTTKELRKIDGGGGFLNGFGNPTNSPIDYGEDDDNYSDHEWKFLCYRRNALNDPGYRSYTDNTDFYTVCYPL; translated from the coding sequence ATGAAAAAAAATATTTCAAATATTAATAATGTAAAAACGTTAACCACTAAAGAACTACGAAAAATTGATGGTGGTGGTGGTTTTTTAAATGGATTTGGTAATCCTACTAATTCACCAATTGATTATGGTGAAGATGATGATAATTATAGTGACCATGAATGGAAATTCTTATGCTACAGAAGAAATGCATTAAATGATCCAGGATATCGTTCTTATACAGATAATACTGATTTTTATACTGTTTGCTATCCTCTATAA
- a CDS encoding adenylosuccinate lyase translates to MSIDFLISVLHSMENPKRVNRNNAANIVLEQPELIKPLVDLTFDVNNKLSIKAAWILEWICTHHGINHVLPHLDTFTKGLQNLQFDGALRTCAKICEHLATAYTNTSNNKTKETITSEQITLIIETGFDWLITEQKIAVKAYTMNTLYLFGKHRDWVHPELEHIIRTKVIHESKGCTARGKKILQLLAKHTNS, encoded by the coding sequence ATGAGTATTGATTTTTTAATTTCTGTACTACACAGTATGGAAAATCCTAAAAGAGTAAATCGAAATAATGCTGCAAATATTGTATTAGAACAGCCTGAATTGATTAAACCTCTAGTAGATTTAACATTTGATGTAAATAATAAATTGTCAATTAAAGCTGCTTGGATTTTAGAATGGATTTGTACACATCATGGAATTAACCATGTTTTACCTCATTTAGATACCTTTACAAAAGGTCTACAAAATTTACAATTTGACGGAGCTCTTAGAACTTGTGCAAAAATTTGTGAACATTTAGCTACTGCTTACACCAATACATCAAATAATAAAACCAAAGAAACTATAACTAGCGAACAGATAACTTTAATTATAGAAACTGGATTTGATTGGTTGATAACCGAACAAAAGATTGCGGTAAAAGCCTATACTATGAATACTTTGTATTTGTTTGGTAAACATAGAGACTGGGTTCACCCTGAACTTGAACATATTATAAGGACGAAAGTTATACACGAAAGTAAAGGATGTACAGCAAGAGGTAAGAAAATTTTACAATTGTTAGCAAAACACACTAACTCTTGA
- a CDS encoding toxin-antitoxin system YwqK family antitoxin: MIKVNLLIVLSFVVTSFTAFCQKTNQFDANGERDGLWRKYYNNGDLRYEGEFKNGKEIGTFTFYNRGSSYPAIVKVFSSKTDTASVKFYNKSRIKTTGKMIGKKRVGKWIYYFSDGKRVFSEENYDNGILNGVVKNYYDNGNVTEETYYKEGKKHGTSKIYTENGVLIEDVNYENGKLNGEGKYFDIKGVIKEKGMFKDGERFGKWEYYIDGEVSKKGRPRKNLLKDDAEPEEEEE, encoded by the coding sequence ATGATAAAAGTTAATTTGTTAATTGTCTTAAGTTTTGTAGTAACTTCATTCACTGCATTTTGCCAAAAAACAAATCAGTTCGATGCTAATGGAGAACGTGATGGACTTTGGCGTAAATATTATAATAATGGAGATTTACGTTATGAAGGTGAATTTAAAAATGGGAAGGAAATAGGAACATTTACTTTTTATAACAGAGGATCTTCTTATCCTGCTATTGTAAAAGTGTTTTCAAGTAAAACAGATACAGCTTCAGTAAAATTCTACAATAAAAGTAGAATTAAAACTACTGGGAAAATGATTGGAAAGAAAAGAGTAGGGAAGTGGATCTATTATTTTTCTGATGGTAAACGTGTATTCTCTGAAGAAAATTATGATAATGGTATTTTAAACGGAGTTGTTAAAAACTATTACGACAACGGAAATGTAACAGAAGAAACGTATTATAAAGAAGGTAAAAAGCACGGAACATCTAAAATTTATACCGAAAACGGAGTTTTAATTGAAGATGTGAACTACGAAAATGGAAAACTGAATGGGGAAGGAAAATACTTCGATATAAAAGGTGTTATTAAGGAGAAAGGAATGTTTAAGGATGGTGAGCGATTTGGAAAATGGGAGTATTACATTGATGGAGAAGTTTCTAAAAAAGGTCGTCCTAGAAAGAATTTATTGAAAGATGATGCTGAACCTGAAGAGGAAGAAGAGTAA
- the mnmA gene encoding tRNA 2-thiouridine(34) synthase MnmA, which translates to MKRVVVGLSGGVDSSVTAYLLKEQGYDVIGLFMKNWHDDSVTISDECPWLEDSNDAMIVAEKLGIPFQTVDLSEQYKERIVDYMFDEYEKGRTPNPDVLCNREIKFDVFMDIALSLGADYVATGHYCRKDEEIIDGKPVYKLLAGKDGNKDQSYFLCQLSQEQLSKALFPIGELTKPEVREIAKEADLITAEKKDSQGLCFIGKVRLPDFLQQKLQPKEGVIVQVPNSFEPYNKPLPRFENKEAELTYKSKKYEYAIADGKVVGKHQGAHYFTKGQRKGLAVGGTKEPLFVIETDVEENVIFTGEGKNHKGLYRNVLFVSNEELHWVREDLALATDETMEVEARIRYRQALEKAKLYKVENGLFVEFENPQSAIQEGQFVAWYKNEELLGSGVIS; encoded by the coding sequence ATGAAAAGAGTAGTGGTTGGACTTTCAGGAGGAGTAGATAGTAGTGTTACCGCTTATTTATTAAAAGAACAAGGATACGATGTAATCGGATTGTTCATGAAGAATTGGCATGATGATTCTGTTACCATTTCTGATGAATGTCCTTGGTTAGAAGATAGCAACGATGCTATGATTGTTGCTGAGAAATTGGGTATACCTTTTCAAACGGTTGATTTAAGTGAACAATACAAAGAACGTATTGTTGATTATATGTTCGACGAGTACGAGAAAGGAAGAACACCTAACCCTGATGTTTTATGTAATAGAGAGATAAAGTTTGATGTTTTTATGGATATTGCATTAAGCTTGGGAGCAGATTATGTTGCTACAGGTCACTATTGCAGAAAAGATGAGGAAATTATAGATGGAAAACCAGTATACAAACTTTTAGCAGGAAAAGATGGTAATAAAGATCAATCTTATTTCTTGTGTCAATTATCTCAAGAGCAATTATCCAAAGCATTATTCCCAATAGGAGAACTTACAAAACCAGAAGTAAGAGAAATTGCTAAAGAAGCAGATTTAATTACTGCTGAAAAGAAAGATTCTCAAGGTTTATGTTTTATTGGTAAAGTCAGATTACCTGATTTTTTACAGCAAAAGCTACAACCAAAAGAAGGTGTAATTGTACAAGTTCCAAATTCTTTTGAGCCTTATAATAAGCCATTACCAAGATTCGAAAATAAAGAGGCAGAGCTAACTTATAAATCAAAGAAATATGAATACGCTATAGCTGATGGAAAAGTTGTGGGTAAACATCAAGGAGCTCATTATTTTACAAAAGGACAACGTAAAGGGTTAGCCGTTGGTGGTACTAAAGAACCATTGTTTGTGATTGAAACAGATGTAGAGGAAAATGTAATCTTTACTGGAGAAGGTAAAAACCATAAAGGCTTATACAGAAATGTTTTATTTGTTTCTAATGAAGAATTGCATTGGGTTCGAGAAGATTTAGCACTAGCTACAGATGAAACTATGGAAGTTGAAGCAAGAATTCGTTATCGTCAGGCTTTAGAAAAAGCAAAATTGTATAAAGTTGAAAACGGATTGTTTGTAGAATTTGAAAATCCACAATCTGCAATTCAAGAAGGACAATTCGTAGCTTGGTATAAGAATGAAGAACTATTAGGTTCAGGAGTTATTTCCTAA
- a CDS encoding S8 family serine peptidase — protein sequence MKKLLFFLSLIFSCSLFGQEHAWVYFKDKPSEATFMSSPLTMLTQRALDRRTKQGIALDSKDVPIETSYYDQIKAATGISVKAKSKWLNAVHVLGSVSDINALTTSFTFVDRIEFANRSLNTSSTVVAKSAKVINNHKNKLETKKPTYNYGDATNQIEMLGGDFLHENGFTGNGIHIAVIDAGFPNVNTLPAFSRIRTNNQILGGYDFVNRSDNFYTGNSHGTHVLSDIAAYKDGDFIGTAPDASFYLFRTEDAANETPLEESLWVEAAERADSLGVDIVNTSLGYSTFDNSNYNYSYSDMDGQTTFITRGAEIGASRGMLMVTSAGNSGNSPWKYISAPADANSVFTIGAVNQLEVIANFSSYGPTSDGRVKPDVLAQGQNVYIVNYFTGNNATSNGTSFSSPVIAGVLACFWQALPDKTNFEIMTLIRESADKFRNPTDHHGYGVPDFNAAYNLTLSVDEDSFDNFKVFPNPIDDLVTLNGIDGDLKEYSLKIYSVLGKQILHKQELTSNSINLSNLKTGIYFLNLSNGNKSKVIKLIKK from the coding sequence ATGAAGAAGTTACTGTTTTTTTTATCACTAATTTTTAGTTGTAGTTTATTTGGGCAAGAGCATGCTTGGGTATATTTTAAAGATAAACCAAGCGAAGCTACTTTTATGTCATCTCCATTAACAATGCTTACACAAAGAGCATTAGATCGTAGAACAAAACAAGGAATTGCTTTAGATAGTAAAGATGTTCCAATTGAAACTTCCTATTACGATCAAATTAAAGCGGCAACGGGAATATCTGTAAAAGCGAAATCAAAATGGCTAAATGCGGTTCATGTTCTTGGATCAGTTTCAGATATTAACGCTTTAACTACGAGTTTTACTTTTGTAGACCGAATTGAATTTGCGAACAGATCATTAAATACGAGCAGTACTGTAGTAGCAAAATCGGCGAAAGTCATAAATAATCATAAGAATAAACTTGAAACTAAAAAACCTACCTATAACTACGGAGATGCAACTAACCAAATTGAAATGTTAGGTGGAGATTTTTTACATGAGAATGGATTTACAGGAAATGGAATACATATAGCAGTAATTGATGCAGGATTTCCAAACGTAAATACATTACCGGCTTTTTCTAGAATAAGAACCAATAATCAAATTTTAGGAGGTTATGATTTTGTGAATAGAAGTGATAATTTTTATACAGGAAATTCGCATGGAACTCATGTGTTATCTGATATAGCAGCTTATAAAGATGGAGATTTTATAGGAACAGCTCCAGATGCTTCATTTTATTTGTTTAGAACAGAAGATGCTGCAAATGAAACTCCTTTAGAAGAATCGTTATGGGTTGAAGCTGCAGAAAGAGCAGATAGTTTGGGAGTTGATATTGTCAATACATCTTTAGGATATTCTACATTTGACAATTCGAATTATAATTATAGCTATAGCGATATGGATGGGCAAACCACTTTCATAACTCGTGGTGCTGAAATTGGAGCTTCTAGAGGAATGCTAATGGTTACTTCGGCCGGTAATTCTGGTAATAGTCCATGGAAATATATTAGCGCCCCAGCGGATGCAAATTCAGTATTTACAATTGGTGCAGTTAACCAATTAGAAGTTATTGCAAACTTTAGTTCTTATGGTCCTACTTCAGATGGAAGAGTAAAGCCAGACGTTTTAGCACAAGGTCAGAACGTTTATATTGTAAATTATTTCACTGGTAATAATGCTACTTCAAATGGTACATCATTTTCTTCTCCAGTAATTGCTGGGGTTTTGGCTTGTTTTTGGCAAGCTTTGCCTGATAAAACTAATTTTGAAATCATGACATTAATAAGAGAGTCTGCCGATAAATTTAGAAATCCTACGGATCATCATGGGTACGGAGTTCCAGATTTTAATGCTGCATATAATTTAACTTTATCGGTTGACGAAGATTCTTTTGATAATTTTAAAGTATTTCCTAATCCTATAGACGATTTAGTTACTCTAAATGGAATTGATGGAGATTTAAAGGAATATTCGCTAAAAATATATAGTGTCTTAGGGAAGCAGATTCTTCATAAACAGGAATTGACTTCGAATAGCATAAACTTATCAAATTTAAAAACTGGAATTTACTTTTTGAATTTAAGTAATGGTAATAAAAGTAAAGTTATCAAACTAATAAAGAAATAG